The following are encoded together in the Candidatus Hydrogenedentota bacterium genome:
- a CDS encoding carboxypeptidase regulatory-like domain-containing protein, whose translation MTSLLTALLAAYTALGAIPIEGQVTGPDNQPIAHAQVFLEPGLGGALLDVAADDTGRFAFPDVKPGAVGLFAVAPGYGFGGQSMTIAVADQIPPVRIALQPAAAIQGTVVGVKDAPVAGARITRFLVKGTHKVGIPLAKLKQFGYPEPVTDANGGFTLESVPAGSKVDLKIGHPNFAQEGFIDAVAGSSNVRVTMNPGVLVEGEVVSRASQVAIAQAAVLFQNAQPPHDTSTASSSITGQFTMRLKPGVYMYQAQGAGMRSAGWERFTITGERPVERVRLAVAGFGTIRGNVRDAVTEKPIRDVRITLTTNGADAAVVRTGPGGDFQFTAGEGENAIRLDSTPGYFPPDTQHMKTTIREGADVELPGMWLRPLPAYQVQIVRADGSPVPGALVSLLRPTQIGWHVADAQGVATIHLEEFPASGSLLGRVDDPNSKGVALFTLEKSQTSPGTVQLFDAASVEGRTVNARGRALAGVSVGAFFPGESAADAILLWQAFSGTDGSFRWNAVVPGVPQRLAARAGAESSGESATFNLAPAELKSLGDIALEGAKDGSTRHGGALKWHQWPVLCGSLPAPEVCAKSPAMLLFVNSASIPALMESINRVKEILNMPELVIALVSDTAPNCGDSTVPVLSGKPEGGATTLLVDQGGQVVLETSGLPPVTVIQSLRS comes from the coding sequence ATGACATCCCTGCTTACCGCATTGCTGGCCGCATACACCGCGCTGGGGGCAATCCCGATCGAGGGGCAGGTGACCGGCCCAGACAATCAACCCATCGCCCATGCCCAGGTATTTCTGGAACCGGGACTCGGGGGAGCCCTCTTGGATGTCGCTGCGGACGATACCGGACGCTTTGCCTTTCCCGACGTAAAGCCAGGCGCCGTCGGCCTCTTCGCCGTCGCACCCGGATACGGATTCGGTGGCCAGAGCATGACCATCGCCGTCGCGGATCAGATTCCCCCGGTCCGGATCGCCCTTCAGCCGGCCGCAGCCATTCAGGGCACCGTCGTCGGCGTGAAAGACGCCCCCGTCGCGGGAGCCCGCATCACCCGCTTCCTGGTCAAGGGAACCCACAAAGTGGGCATTCCCCTGGCCAAGCTGAAGCAGTTCGGCTATCCGGAGCCCGTGACCGATGCGAATGGCGGCTTCACGCTGGAATCCGTACCCGCGGGGTCCAAAGTGGACCTTAAAATCGGCCATCCGAACTTCGCTCAGGAAGGATTCATCGACGCCGTCGCCGGGAGCTCAAACGTTCGCGTGACCATGAATCCGGGGGTACTCGTGGAGGGTGAGGTGGTATCGCGCGCCTCCCAGGTTGCCATCGCCCAGGCCGCCGTTCTCTTTCAAAACGCCCAGCCCCCCCACGACACCTCCACCGCCAGTTCCAGCATCACCGGCCAGTTCACCATGCGATTGAAGCCCGGTGTTTACATGTATCAGGCCCAGGGCGCGGGCATGCGCAGCGCCGGATGGGAGCGATTCACCATTACCGGCGAGCGGCCCGTGGAGCGCGTAAGGCTCGCCGTCGCAGGCTTCGGCACAATCCGGGGCAACGTCCGCGATGCGGTCACCGAGAAGCCCATCCGCGATGTCCGCATCACCCTGACCACCAACGGCGCCGACGCGGCCGTGGTACGTACCGGGCCAGGAGGCGACTTTCAGTTCACGGCGGGGGAAGGGGAGAACGCCATCCGCCTCGATTCAACACCGGGCTATTTCCCCCCGGATACCCAGCATATGAAAACGACGATTCGCGAAGGGGCCGACGTGGAACTGCCCGGCATGTGGCTTCGTCCACTCCCCGCCTATCAGGTCCAGATCGTTCGCGCGGACGGCTCGCCCGTTCCGGGTGCGCTGGTCAGCCTGTTGCGCCCCACGCAGATTGGCTGGCACGTGGCGGATGCCCAGGGGGTGGCCACCATTCACCTCGAGGAGTTTCCGGCAAGCGGATCCCTGCTCGGGCGCGTGGACGATCCCAATTCAAAAGGCGTCGCCCTTTTCACGCTGGAGAAGTCCCAGACAAGCCCCGGCACCGTTCAACTGTTTGACGCGGCCTCCGTGGAGGGTCGCACGGTGAACGCCCGGGGCCGCGCCCTCGCGGGGGTATCGGTGGGGGCCTTCTTCCCCGGAGAGTCCGCGGCGGACGCCATCCTCCTGTGGCAGGCCTTCAGTGGTACGGACGGCTCCTTTCGATGGAACGCGGTTGTGCCCGGCGTGCCCCAGCGCCTCGCCGCGCGGGCCGGCGCGGAAAGCAGCGGGGAGTCCGCCACCTTCAATCTGGCTCCAGCGGAACTCAAGTCCCTGGGAGATATCGCCCTTGAAGGGGCAAAGGATGGAAGCACGCGACATGGCGGCGCACTGAAGTGGCACCAGTGGCCTGTCCTCTGCGGGAGCTTGCCCGCGCCCGAGGTTTGCGCGAAGTCGCCGGCCATGCTGCTCTTTGTGAACAGCGCGAGTATCCCCGCGCTGATGGAGAGCATCAATCGCGTCAAGGAAATTCTCAATATGCCCGAACTTGTGATCGCACTGGTTTCCGACACGGCGCCAAACTGCGGCGATAGCACCGTACCCGTCCTGTCCGGCAAACCTGAAGGGGGCGCCACAACGCTTCTCGTCGATCAGGGTGGGCAGGTCGTCCTGGAGACCAGTGGTCTGCCGCCGGTCACCGTCATCCAATCGCTACGCTCCTGA
- a CDS encoding carboxypeptidase regulatory-like domain-containing protein — MKYCSICRRLAAFMLALSAAVDVSAARLDGIVVDSEGKSVGGAQVWVVQKGDVRKTESGSDGKFSLDRIDVAVTEVVGLKEGLAIGGASALVVGDATVEIRLQPADLITLKVLDSQSKPVAGAQISSMLIQRSIPVSVEKLVPHGFPAFRSTDDGILVIPQLPAGGFIQAVLGHPEFADSSVNYLPVESEQRNIVLQRGRRVSGRVTFGGAAVAGAHVSVFRTGTQGQKVFANSLTDPDGFYTVRLEPDVYGVAVRHADYAPPPPAPLEVAPDKDTPPVNFEMKPAKYIRGKVLLPNKKPSGGTRILYREGPTLFDDTFTNNKGEFSLKVPGGQGAVSVIAPPGYIYPSPVDIQVALGDVKDVELKPIELEPLPVITGTIKDADGNAAGPVLVTALNLPVPYSVVSDEKGQFSMPLNFLPAVETIQLRAEHQLRFQRAPFEVDLKKVKPAELKLEQYTPELAPRPAIPGANNLDGLVGKPAPALKGDAWVNSEPLTLESLKGKVVVMLFWAGFDEDMGPVVIRELLTLRQLLADQEDVAFIGVHDAISAKDEIAEYIKNYNIPFPVLRDTDEQTIFGEYGIVFIPEIVLLDKKGNLRYYQTQGRLLELIKGLRREE, encoded by the coding sequence ATGAAGTATTGTTCGATCTGCCGCCGTCTCGCCGCCTTCATGCTGGCCCTCTCCGCCGCAGTGGACGTTTCAGCCGCCAGGCTGGACGGCATCGTCGTCGATAGTGAGGGCAAGAGCGTGGGGGGTGCCCAGGTTTGGGTGGTGCAGAAGGGCGATGTCCGAAAGACGGAATCGGGCAGCGACGGGAAGTTCAGCCTGGACCGTATCGATGTTGCCGTGACCGAAGTGGTGGGCCTGAAAGAGGGCCTGGCCATCGGCGGCGCGTCCGCGCTCGTTGTCGGGGATGCCACAGTGGAAATACGGCTGCAACCAGCCGACCTCATTACGCTGAAAGTGCTGGATTCCCAGTCCAAACCCGTCGCCGGGGCGCAGATCAGCTCCATGCTCATCCAGCGAAGCATACCGGTCTCCGTGGAAAAGCTGGTGCCCCACGGATTCCCGGCTTTTCGCAGTACCGACGACGGCATCCTGGTCATCCCCCAGTTACCCGCCGGGGGATTCATCCAGGCGGTGCTCGGGCATCCGGAGTTTGCCGACTCCTCGGTGAATTACCTTCCCGTCGAGAGCGAGCAGCGGAATATCGTACTGCAGCGGGGAAGGCGGGTGAGTGGGCGCGTCACTTTCGGCGGAGCGGCTGTGGCCGGCGCCCATGTTTCGGTATTCCGCACGGGCACCCAGGGCCAGAAGGTCTTCGCCAATTCCCTTACTGATCCCGATGGATTCTATACCGTACGCCTCGAACCCGATGTCTACGGGGTCGCCGTCCGCCATGCGGACTATGCACCACCGCCGCCCGCGCCCCTCGAAGTGGCCCCCGACAAGGATACGCCGCCCGTGAATTTTGAGATGAAGCCGGCGAAGTACATTCGCGGCAAAGTCCTCCTGCCGAATAAGAAACCGAGCGGCGGAACCCGCATCCTGTACCGGGAGGGGCCGACACTCTTCGACGACACCTTTACCAACAACAAAGGAGAGTTCAGCCTCAAGGTGCCCGGGGGGCAGGGGGCCGTTTCGGTTATTGCGCCACCCGGTTACATCTATCCATCGCCGGTGGATATTCAGGTAGCCCTCGGCGACGTGAAGGATGTTGAACTCAAGCCGATTGAACTGGAGCCTCTGCCGGTTATCACCGGAACCATCAAAGATGCGGATGGCAATGCCGCCGGACCCGTCCTGGTCACCGCGCTGAATCTTCCCGTACCCTACAGCGTGGTCAGCGACGAGAAAGGGCAGTTCAGCATGCCGCTGAACTTTCTTCCCGCGGTCGAGACCATACAACTGCGCGCCGAACACCAGCTCCGCTTCCAGCGCGCCCCCTTCGAAGTGGACCTGAAAAAGGTAAAGCCAGCGGAACTCAAGCTCGAACAGTATACGCCCGAACTCGCTCCGCGTCCGGCCATTCCCGGGGCCAATAACCTCGACGGACTTGTGGGAAAACCAGCGCCCGCCCTGAAGGGCGACGCCTGGGTCAACAGCGAACCCCTGACCCTGGAGAGCCTGAAGGGCAAAGTGGTCGTCATGCTCTTCTGGGCTGGATTCGATGAAGACATGGGGCCTGTGGTCATCCGGGAACTGCTCACGCTGCGTCAGTTACTCGCGGATCAGGAAGACGTGGCCTTCATCGGCGTTCACGACGCGATCAGCGCCAAAGACGAGATTGCCGAGTACATTAAGAACTATAACATTCCCTTTCCCGTCCTGCGGGACACGGACGAACAGACCATCTTCGGCGAATACGGAATCGTGTTCATTCCCGAGATCGTTCTGCTCGATAAAAAGGGCAACCTGCGCTACTACCAGACCCAGGGCAGACTCCTGGAGCTGATCAAGGGCCTGCGGCGGGAAGAATAA
- the rpsT gene encoding 30S ribosomal protein S20, which translates to MANIKSQKKRILTNEKSRQRNMAVRSRMKTMIKGALTAIETKDAEQIKVAVPAALSAIDRAASKGVIHANSAARKKSSIQHRFAGASA; encoded by the coding sequence ATGGCAAATATCAAGTCCCAGAAGAAGCGTATCCTTACCAACGAGAAGTCCCGCCAGCGCAATATGGCCGTCCGTTCGCGGATGAAGACCATGATCAAGGGCGCGCTTACGGCTATCGAGACGAAAGACGCGGAGCAGATCAAGGTTGCCGTTCCCGCAGCGCTTTCCGCTATCGACCGTGCCGCTTCCAAGGGCGTTATTCACGCGAACAGCGCCGCTCGTAAGAAGTCTTCCATTCAGCACCGCTTTGCCGGCGCTTCCGCCTGA
- a CDS encoding type II toxin-antitoxin system VapB family antitoxin produces the protein MRTTINLDENLLGEARRVTGVSEQTALIHAGLRALIGSEDARRIGCVPGIQNPLKPVRQPGSACGLLTILSEDDEHLADFQDYMA, from the coding sequence ATGCGGACCACCATCAATCTGGACGAAAACCTTCTTGGCGAAGCCCGGCGGGTTACGGGAGTGAGCGAGCAAACCGCGCTCATTCATGCCGGACTTCGGGCGCTCATAGGCAGTGAAGATGCGAGGCGCATCGGATGTGTGCCGGGCATCCAGAATCCATTGAAACCAGTGCGTCAACCGGGATCGGCATGCGGGCTGCTTACAATCCTCTCGGAAGATGACGAACACCTGGCAGATTTTCAGGATTACATGGCGTGA
- a CDS encoding MerR family transcriptional regulator, whose protein sequence is MLSSSPERRMSIGEVSELTDVPVHVLRQWEEKITQLNPKRDRANRRYYLEKDVAIVRRIKHLVRHEKMGLEGVKIRIAQELHGEGRPRTRREAIDLVDRIEAEIRAMQALLDSVE, encoded by the coding sequence ATGCTTTCCTCCTCCCCCGAGCGCCGGATGAGCATCGGCGAAGTCAGTGAACTCACCGACGTCCCTGTTCATGTGCTCCGGCAGTGGGAAGAGAAAATAACACAGTTGAACCCCAAACGGGATCGGGCCAACCGTCGCTATTATCTTGAAAAAGATGTGGCGATAGTCCGGCGGATTAAACACCTCGTGCGCCATGAAAAGATGGGACTCGAGGGTGTGAAAATCCGAATAGCCCAGGAGCTCCACGGCGAAGGTCGCCCCCGGACAAGGCGCGAAGCAATTGACTTGGTTGATCGCATCGAAGCCGAAATTCGCGCGATGCAGGCTCTGCTCGATTCCGTTGAATAA